The genomic DNA AAGACCCTTCACTCAATGCTAGCTAGCAAGCTCAACAAGCTCTCAATCCCATCTTCAGATGATCAAGATTTTGATTTTTCTGATGTTTTTGGGCCTCAatcatcatcttcttcatctCCACCGTCCAATTCAACCAACAGATCTTCATTTGATCAGCCCCAGATTATTCATAACAGGTCTCATTCTTTTATTGGCCCTTCTCCACGTTTTACCCTCTCCAAATCCCTGCCTTTTCACTCGACCCGACCCGTAACCGAATCCGAACCCGAGTCTGAACCTGAGTCTGAGGTGGAGAGTGAAAATCTTGAGGAGGGGTGTGAGAAAGGTGAGGACTTGGTGAGTAAAATTGGGCCTGGAGATTTTGAGATTTTGAGGTTGGTTGGGAAAGGCTCTTTTGGGAAGGTGTTTCAAGTTAGGAGGAAAGATAGGATTGGAGAGGATTTTGGTGATGGGATTCTTGCTATGAAGGTTATGCGAAAAGATACGATAATTAAGAATAATCATGTCGATTATATGAATGCTGAGAGGAATATACTTACTAAGGTTGTTCATCCTTTTATTGTTCCGCTTCGCTACTCTTTTCAGGTATAATTCGAGTTTTTTGTTAATGTTTTTGGTTTATATGGAGATTGTTTGTTATAACGGTGTATATTGATTTGGATGACGGTTAGTTGAATTTGTTTGTGGTGTTGTAGATTAGTACATTTCTTTAGTAAAAGCTTTCGGTTTGGTAATATTGAGTTAGCTTGTAGGTTGTAGGATGTTTAAAGAATAAACAAAGATTTGCCTGATTGTAGACTTGCCTGTTATGTGTTTAGTTTTTTTTTTTGCACAGTGCATCACGAATTGGCTTTTGATACAAATGCGATATATTGATTTGGATGACAAATAGTTAAATTTGGGTACATTAAGGCTAATCCTTAATAGAAGCTTACAGTTTGGTAATCTTAATTTCATTTACTTGTAGCCTGTAGGATTTTAGAAGAAATTACAAAGTTTTGACTGACTGTTCATTTATTGAATAATTGTGGCAACACACTGCAACaggttagattttgaagtttagATTCAGTAACGGAACACAATTATACGAGTTCATCATTTGGTTGCTAGAAATGGTGGTTCCTCTTTAGGATGGATACATTTGTTGGTCAATGTAGTAACACTATGTACGTCCTTATATAACTAGGATTGACATTATCTGTTAAAAAGACTCCAATTACATGGTGCCAGGAAGTTGAAATGGTAGCATGTACACCCCGGGCCTATCTGGCATCTTCTTGGGTGGTTGGTAGAGAAATTTGTTCTTAGCTTCGTTTTAAGATCAAACAATTAAGGTAGCATTGCTGATTTGGTTGTTTCCCTATTTTTGGCACACTTAGCAATTTCTTTTTAGTGCAAAAACAGTCTAGGTTAGTTCCTAGATAGATATACGAAATGCTTACACAATATGAGTGTTCTCTCACCTTCTTGGATAACCGCGGGCCACATTAAATAAATCTATCCTTTCTTATTTGACTTCTACCTTATGAATTAAGTGATTGTCTACAAGGTCCCACACACCATCCTGCTGTGTCTCATTGTCTAGGCATAGTTTACTATCTCTTTTGTTTTCTGCAATCATGCAGACAAAGTCTAAGCTATATCTGATCCTGGATTTTATAAATGGAGGGCATCTGTTCTATCATCTCTACCGGCAGAGAATGTTCAGGTATTACTTGTGTCAGCCCTGGATTTTTTTGTTATGATTTAGGTTCATCCATTTGACTTGTGTTCTCGCATGTGTCTCTGGTAGCGAAGATCAGGCAATACTTTATACTGCTGAGATAGTATCTGCTGTTTCACATCTTCACAATAGCGGAATTGTACATCGAGATCTTAAACCTGAAAATATACTCATGGATGCTGATGGGCATGTAAATGTCATGCCACTATACTCTAATATTTGGACTGAATGAGAATCATcccaaaaaaaaattaaaacaaaaaatcTTTTTTCTGTTTAGATTGTGAGTTTAACTTGTTTTGTGTTAACTGGTATTCTTTATCCAGGTTATGCTCACTGATTTTGGACTAGCTAAGGAAATTGACGAATCAAGCAGATCAAATTCAATGTGTGGGACCACAGAATACATGGCTCCGGAAATCTTGCTCTCTAAGGGCCACAATAAAGATGCAGATTGGTGGAGTGTTGGGATTCTCTTGTACGAAATGTTGAATGGGAAGGTATAGTTCTTCATAGACATGATTTCATATGTTGATTAATAATTCAAAAAGGTTGGCCATGGGATAGGGACTCGGTCCAAGTAGCTTAAAAAAGAATAGAGTTAAAGGTAACGAGTTTGACACTCCTTTGAGCTTAAAAAACAATAGAGTTAAAGGTAACGAGTTTGACACTCCTTTGAGCTTAAAAAAGAATAGAGTTAAAGGTAACGAATTTGACACTCCTTTTAGACAACATTCTTAAAAAAATCACCTATCCCTAAAAAATAGGGTGGAAACACCAAAATAACGCAAGCCGTGCCTAGGAAAGTTCAGTCAGGCTCTCGTGGGATTAATTTCATCCAATGAGGTGAGATGGACACCTCAGGTTATATAAAAATTGGCTTAATGATAACTTAACTCTTAAAGTATGACACATTGTACACGTAAACCCCtaaacaaaaaaattatatattttaactCTTCAATTATGAGATTTGTTCACTTTAACCCGTTTGTTAAAATTCTTTCTATATTGCCCTTGAGGGTTATTATGTCCGCAATCAAATACGTCAAGGGGAACATTGTTCGTTAATCATTATCTTGTCATTTTTCATTTatcaaataatataaaatatataaaaatagaTTGCAaaattatactccctccgtcccactgaATTCTTTACATACTTTCATCTAATGCTTGGCACGCGTTTTAAGGctattataaaatatagttctataacattttttaaaaaattttctttttatgtataaaagtttaaaaattatatttttatttaaaagaaaaaaatatttaaaattatttaaggAATCATGTTTTACGGGAACCTTAAAATGTGTGCCGATCCCCCGTCCCCCAATGTAAACATCCCAGTGGGACGAAGGGATATAACTTTTTTGTTTAAGGGTTCATGTTTACAACATGTTATACTTTAAGGGAGGGATTGTAAATAAGCCATAAAAATTGCTGATAAATGGAAACCAGAAGGACTACCATTAATAACTTGCTACTGACCTTTTAATCAATTTTAATGTTGCAAACATTGTTATGATGAATCAATTACACATATTGTTCTGAGGATATTTAGTGTTCTCGTTTAAAATTTTTGGTCAAGAAATTGATCAGCTTATCATTTCAACTTTCTCTGATTAATTGGCCATGTTATGACCCTGGTCAAGTTTCTTAATTATCAAGTCTATATTGGGTAAAACGTCCTTTTTTATATTTTGACTGAAGGTAGTAACATCATTTGAATAGGACCTCGGACATGCTTGTATATTCAACACTCTAGTTTTCATATTTAGATCAACTGACAACGTTATGGTTTTGATTATGAGAGTATCCATTTATTTATGTGGAGCTGTCTCTGAATTTGGATTGGTTGGTATTCAAAATTTCAATCAAATTGATCCGACCGGACTGGACTGGTTAAGTTAAAAAATTGTAATTAGAAAATTACAATTTCATGTAATGTTTATATACTGGACAGAAAATGATATGGATCTAAGGTGTTTGTTAGACATTTAGATATTTTACTTCTTCATTCTAAATTTTTAACTAGTTATACACGGCTTCATCATCATGACGAAGTTCAGGAACTCATAAACCGTCCTAGATTTCCATGTTCCATCCAAGCACCTTAACCCTGAGTTCCTGATTTCTGCAGTACTAAATTTATATTAAAATGGAATGTTATCTGAGCAAATCACGTGTAGGCTGTAGCTTGGTTTAGAAAATTGCATTTTTGCTGGGTTGTCATGGTTATTATTGATATGCTTTTGGTAATGTTTTTTTAGCCGCCATATACACATGCCAATAGGAAGAAGCTGCAGGAGAGAATAATCAATGAAAAAATGAAGCTTCCACCACACCTAACAACCGATGCTCATTCTTTGCTGAAGGGAGTAAGTACTAACTACCTGCATTCAgggaaaataaattaaaaaaatttaaccTCACGTCAATTTGCCAAGAGTTGTAATCTATGATCTTCATTTGTTTCAGTTGTTGCAAAAGGACCCAACAAAAAGGCTAGGCAGCGGTCCTAGGGGAGGGGATGAGATTAAAGGTCATAAGTGGTTCCGTACAGTTAACTGGAAGAAATTGGAGGCTAAAGAACTAATTCCAAAGTTCAAGCCTGATGTAAGTGGCAAAGACTGTACTGCCAATTTTGATTCGTGCTGGACTGCTATGCCTGCTGATGACTCCCCAGCCCCTACCCCAACTGCAGGTGCACACTTCCACGGGTATACTTATGTCGCACCCAATCCTTGGCTTTCTTCTGAACAAACTGAAGAGTAAAGCAGCGTGCAATCCACCACCTAATTTGTCGATCTAATCCTTATAAGTTGTATACTAGTATCTTCTAAGAAGATACTAAATTTTGTGACCCACGCATATTTATGTACCATTACGCGTGAGCATATGCTCTGTGCAACAGTGTCAAAGTCTTTAGGACAATATACAATATCTATTTTTTCTCCTGGTATGTGCGTGTTTATTAATCATCACATCTGTCTTCCCATATAGTTGTATCTAGATCATCTGCATGATTATGTAGGTCTCTTTGTCTACATATACTTGGCAGGAGGTCTACCAAACAAAAAAGTCACTAAAAATAATGATGATCATATAATCTTCCACCTCACCGTTGTCGTAGAAAGCTTGTATAGAATCTATCAGACTATTTTCCTTACACCTGAGTTGTTGGAGGTAATTCCATTAATTTTGTTGGTTATGGCAATTGGCACAACTTTGTAGGTGCCGCTTTGGCGAAGATTTTGCCTCTCCCGGCGGAAAAAAACACAACCTTGCAAGTGCAATTGCCAGTGCCGTTTTGGCATTTTTATCAACTTTGAGTCAAATTTCGgtgtaataaaaaacaaaaaaaaaccaTTTAGAACTGATCACTTGCTATTACGAgttgagatgtaaattttgacagAACTGTTGATGTCCCCTTTAGTTATTGTACTATTCTACTTGGGGGAATAGTAGGAGCAACCGGTTGTTAGAAGCATGTCTTATCACACAACATACTATATACCGGTAAATTTATCGTTGTACTTATGACATCATCTATGCACACCAAAAATCCTATTGAACACTTTTATATGTTGCAACAATCGCTTACCCTGCCCGGATCCTTCTAGGTAAATGCCATATCACATGTGTCTCTGTCAATCTCCATCTACCCTATTGCTCTTGGCATTAGCATCAACTG from Apium graveolens cultivar Ventura chromosome 5, ASM990537v1, whole genome shotgun sequence includes the following:
- the LOC141723662 gene encoding serine/threonine-protein kinase AtPK2/AtPK19-like codes for the protein MNMVSTSSQKKTLHSMLASKLNKLSIPSSDDQDFDFSDVFGPQSSSSSSPPSNSTNRSSFDQPQIIHNRSHSFIGPSPRFTLSKSLPFHSTRPVTESEPESEPESEVESENLEEGCEKGEDLVSKIGPGDFEILRLVGKGSFGKVFQVRRKDRIGEDFGDGILAMKVMRKDTIIKNNHVDYMNAERNILTKVVHPFIVPLRYSFQTKSKLYLILDFINGGHLFYHLYRQRMFSEDQAILYTAEIVSAVSHLHNSGIVHRDLKPENILMDADGHVMLTDFGLAKEIDESSRSNSMCGTTEYMAPEILLSKGHNKDADWWSVGILLYEMLNGKPPYTHANRKKLQERIINEKMKLPPHLTTDAHSLLKGLLQKDPTKRLGSGPRGGDEIKGHKWFRTVNWKKLEAKELIPKFKPDVSGKDCTANFDSCWTAMPADDSPAPTPTAGAHFHGYTYVAPNPWLSSEQTEE